In one Bactrocera tryoni isolate S06 chromosome 5, CSIRO_BtryS06_freeze2, whole genome shotgun sequence genomic region, the following are encoded:
- the LOC120778112 gene encoding protein odr-4 homolog, which translates to MASVLLSKLDVGYLEKCSGDSGLNYGIIIGQNVKSESFLVVHLAKNCEEDMEILLKANENELVQGPTSIAEISTQALATQWTAASKMCPGSFNVQGVFVTSEKQNFDDENTNIAAKKMLHELHNILFQGNVFCASVDEENPALIFLAYSAASKKAICQAYTNDMTGGSFASMNCQFIDKSIDWHTFECCYELDEIFPIFDDSQRINIENQFQRALLAMKRSLSESEMFIENIWVDESLSLDGFAANNRKKVGNENYKATIFLPVKCHQYNEHSVKVRKFNGTIRLSGIIFSRIWCSNKNTLGDVKRYVQNDILRSLAARIQVYCDGLTDPHVSNDSVFISEPPRRVFFNLFADGTINPIQFSEYIFRGEAPTVAVAQAKQVLDLDISLENIVADLEGLPDDEIFSDISLSNVQKNSTQPMVNTEKYLTRSMYILGITISLLVLLCSIWLHYFFP; encoded by the exons aatGTTAAATCGGAAAGTTTCTTAGTAGTTCATCTTGCAAAAAACTGTGAAGAGGACATGGAAATCTTGCTAAAAGCCAACGAGAATGAATTAGTACAAGGACCAACCTCCATAGCCGAAATCAGCACCCAAGCTTTAGCTACGCAGTGGACTGCTGCCAGCAAAATGTGTCCTGGCTCATTTAATGTACAAG GCGTTTTTGTTACCAGTGAGAAGCAGAACTTTGATgatgaaaatacaaatattgctGCAAAGAAAATGTTGCACGAGTTGCACAA taTACTTTTTCAGGGTAATGTTTTCTGTGCCTCAGTTGATGAAGAGAATCCAGCTTTGATATTTCTGGCATATTCAGCAGCAAGCAAAAAAGCAATTTGTCAAGCTTATACGAATGATATGAC GGGCGGCTCGTTTGCATCCATGAATTGTCAGTTCATAGATAAATCTATAGACTGGCATACTTTTGAATGTTGCTATGAATTGGATgaaatatttccaatatttGATGATTCCCAGAGGATTAATATAGAGAATCAATTTCAACGTGCTTTGTTAGCAATGAAACGAAGTTTATCCGAAAGTGAAATGTTTATAGAAAACATTTGGGTGGATGAATCCTTATCTCTGGATGGATTCGCAGCAAACAATCGAAAGAAAGTCGGGAATGAAAACTACAAAGCAACTATATTTTTACCAGTAAAATGTCATCAATATAATGAGCACTCGGTTAAAGTACGAAAATTCAATGGAACAATTAGACTTTCTGgcattattttttccagaattTGGTGCAGCAATAAAAACACGTTGGGTGATGTTAAGCGATATGTACAGAATGATATATTACGTTCATTAGCGGCCAGAATTCAAGTTTATTGTGACGGATTAACCGATCCTCATGTTAGTAATGACTCCGTATTTATAAGTGAACCTCCGCGAcgtgttttctttaatttattcgCTGATGGAACAATCAATCCAATACAATTCTCAGAATATATATTTCGTGGAGAAGCGCCAACAGTAGCTGTGGCCCAAGCTAAACAAGTTCTCGATTTAGATATTAGTTTAGAAAATATTGTTGCAGACTTAGAGGGCTTGCCCGATGATGAAATATTTAGTGATATCTCGTTAAGTAATGTACAAAAGAATTCTACGCAACCGATGGTTaacacagaaaaatatttaacacgTTCCATGTACATATTAGGTATAACCATCTCTCTGTTAGTGCTCTTATGTTCTATTTGGTTGCATTATTTCTTTCCTTAA
- the LOC120778271 gene encoding nuclear migration protein nudC, whose translation MNIEDEKFDGLLLAIAEKHTDGIPQFLDTIASFLRRKTDFFTGTSKEKWEALLSGVFNKQYEKAITQNSENVNQSVAKQDNKKTQNIAKQETRIEEIVPKEEVSKPINDVEDDSEKDEIGKLKPNSGNGCTLDNYSWTQTLQEVEVKIPLKTSSNLRARDIDVTIGKTSIKVGLKNQEPVINGKLCAEVKQDDSVWVLQDSNTVLITLEKINKMNWWDRLVATDQPISTRKINPEPSKLSDLDGETRSLVEKMMYDQRQKEMGLPTSEDKRKMEIMEKFKMQHPEMDFSNCKFN comes from the exons atgaatatagAGGATGAAAAATTTGATGGATTGCTTTTAGCAATAGCCGAAAAGCACACGGATGGAATTCCTCAG TTTTTAGATACAATTGCGAGCTTCTTGCGAAGGAAAACTGATTTCTTTACGGGTACTTCTAAAGAAAAATGGGAAGCATTGCTATCAGGTGTTTTCAATAAGCAATATGAAAAGGCAATTACTCAAAACTCGGAGAACGTAAACCAATCTGTGGCGAAACAGGATAATAAGAAGACGCAAAATATTGCTAAACAGGAAACCAg AATTGAGGAAATCGTTCCTAAAGAAGAGGTTTCAAAACCAATAAATGATGTAGAAGATGACTCTGAGAAAGACGAAATTGGCAAACTCAAACCAAATTCGGGAAATGGCTGCACTTTGGATAACTATTCATGGACGCAAACTCTGCAAGAAGTCGAg GTTAAAATTCCTCTGAAGACTTCGTCAAATTTGAGAGCTAGAGATATTGATGTTACAATAGGAAAGACCTCGATCAAAGTTGGTTTGAAAAACCAGGAACCTGTAATTAACGGCAAACTTTGTGCAGAAGTGAAACAAGACGATTCGGTTTGGGTGCTGCAGGATAGCAACACTGTTCTCATTACGCTAGAAAAG attaataaaatgaattggTGGGACCGTTTAGTTGCCACAGATCAACCTATATCAACACGTAAAATTAATCCAGAACCTTCAAAGCTTTCTGATTTGGATGGCGAAACACGAAGTTTGGTTGAGAAAATGATGTACGATCAACGTCAAAAAGAAATGGGATTGCCAACCAGCgaagacaaaagaaaaatggaaataatggagAA gtttAAAATGCAGCACCCTGAAATGGATTTCTCGAATTGCAAATTTAACTGA